A region of Arabidopsis thaliana chromosome 5, partial sequence DNA encodes the following proteins:
- the mSFC1 gene encoding Mitochondrial substrate carrier family protein (Mitochondrial substrate carrier family protein; FUNCTIONS IN: transporter activity, binding; INVOLVED IN: transport, mitochondrial transport, transmembrane transport; LOCATED IN: mitochondrial inner membrane, membrane; EXPRESSED IN: 23 plant structures; EXPRESSED DURING: 15 growth stages; CONTAINS InterPro DOMAIN/s: Mitochondrial substrate carrier (InterPro:IPR001993), Mitochondrial substrate/solute carrier (InterPro:IPR018108), Adenine nucleotide translocator 1 (InterPro:IPR002113); BEST Arabidopsis thaliana protein match is: Mitochondrial substrate carrier family protein (TAIR:AT2G37890.1); Has 1807 Blast hits to 1807 proteins in 277 species: Archae - 0; Bacteria - 0; Metazoa - 736; Fungi - 347; Plants - 385; Viruses - 0; Other Eukaryotes - 339 (source: NCBI BLink).) has translation MATRTESKKQIPPYMKAVSGSLGGVVEACCLQPIDVIKTRLQLDRVGAYKGIAHCGSKVVRTEGVRALWKGLTPFATHLTLKYTLRMGSNAMFQTAFKDSETGKVSNRGRFLSGFGAGVLEALAIVTPFEVVKIRLQQQKGLSPELFKYKGPIHCARTIVREESILGLWSGAAPTVMRNGTNQAVMFTAKNAFDILLWNKHEGDGKILQPWQSMISGFLAGTAGPFCTGPFDVVKTRLMAQSRDSEGGIRYKGMVHAIRTIYAEEGLVALWRGLLPRLMRIPPGQAIMWAVADQVTGLYEMRYLRNAPL, from the exons ATGGCGACGAGAACGGAATCGAAGAAGCAGATTCCGCCGTACATGAAAGCAGTCTCAGGCTCACTAGGCGGAGTGGTCGAGGCTTGTTGTCTCCAACCAATCGACGTAATCAAAACGCGTCTCCAGCTAGATCGCGTCGGCGCTTACAAAGGAATCGCTCACTGTGGTTCGAAGGTGGTTCGCACCGAAGGAGTTCGTGCTCTCTGGAAAGGCTTAACACCGTTCGCTACTCATCTCACGCTTAAGTACACGCTTCGGATGGGATCCAACGCCATGTTTCAAACCGCCTTTAAGGATTCCGAGACCGGAAAGGTCAGCAATCGTGGCCGTTTTCTTTCCGGATTCGGTGCCGGTGTTCTTGAAGCTCTCGCCATTGTTACACCCTTTGAG GTGGTGAAAATTAGACTTCAGCAGCAGAAAGGATTGAGTCCTGAGCTTTTCAAGTACAAAGGACCAATACATTGTGCTAGAACCATCGTGAGAGAAGAAAGCATACTTGGTTTATGGTCAGGTGCAGCACCGACGGTTATGCGAAACGGAACCAACCAAGCTGTAATGTTCACAGCGAAAAACGCGTTTGACATACTCTTGTGGAACAAACACGAAGGTGACGGTAAAATCTTGCAGCCATGGCAGTCAATGATCTCAGGGTTTTTAGCTGGAACCGCAGGTCCGTTCTGCACAGGACCGTTTGATGTGGTGAAAACGAGGTTGATGGCTCAGAGCAGAGACAGTGAAGGTGGGATTAGATATAAAGGGATGGTTCATGCCATTAGAACGATTTATGCAGAGGAAGGATTAGTGGCCTTATGGAGAGGGTTATTGCCGAGGCTAATGAGGATTCCTCCAGGACAAGCCATTATGTGGGCTGTTGCTGATCAAGTCACTGGTCTTTATGAGATGAGATATCTTCGGAATGCTCCTTTATAG
- a CDS encoding UvrABC system C protein (unknown protein; FUNCTIONS IN: molecular_function unknown; INVOLVED IN: biological_process unknown; LOCATED IN: endomembrane system; EXPRESSED IN: 24 plant structures; EXPRESSED DURING: 15 growth stages; Has 30201 Blast hits to 17322 proteins in 780 species: Archae - 12; Bacteria - 1396; Metazoa - 17338; Fungi - 3422; Plants - 5037; Viruses - 0; Other Eukaryotes - 2996 (source: NCBI BLink).), translated as MAGGGNFIARVISYVANEFIVNGLANSHAFQRFAVRTSKRIENLSKMAAENREKVAQQMEEFAKNIDSTKKP; from the exons ATGGCGGGAGGAGGAAACTTTATTGCGAGAGTGATCTCATACGTTGCGAACGAGTTCATAGTTAATGGTTTGGCAAACAG CCATGCTTTCCAGAGATTTGCTGTGAGGACTTCAAAGAGAATAGAAAACCTCTCTAAAATGG CTGCAGAGAACAGGGAGAAAGTCGCTCAGCAAATGGAAGAATTTGCCAAGAACATTGAC tccACGAAGAAACCCTGA
- the TBL3 gene encoding trichome birefringence-like protein (DUF828) (TRICHOME BIREFRINGENCE-LIKE 3 (TBL3); CONTAINS InterPro DOMAIN/s: Protein of unknown function DUF231, plant (InterPro:IPR004253); BEST Arabidopsis thaliana protein match is: Plant protein of unknown function (DUF828) (TAIR:AT3G55990.1); Has 30201 Blast hits to 17322 proteins in 780 species: Archae - 12; Bacteria - 1396; Metazoa - 17338; Fungi - 3422; Plants - 5037; Viruses - 0; Other Eukaryotes - 2996 (source: NCBI BLink).): protein MSFLIPNRGVGGTKIPLSIIVLVLCGFMFFILLYTERISLLSSSSSSSSSFFKLKSCPRKDVSSKPKEKIRKERSEILEVLDDRFEFDPEECNVAAGKWVYNSSIEPLYTDRSCPYIDRQFSCMKNGQPETDYLRWEWQPDDCTIPRFSPKLAMNKLRGKRLLFVGDSLQRSQWESFVCLVESIIPEGEKSMKRSQKYFVFKAKEYNATIEFYWAPYIVESNTDIPVISDPKKRIVKVDSVKDRAKFWEGADILVFNTYVWWMSGLRMKALWGSFGNGESGAEALDTQVAYRLGLKTWANWVDSTVDPNKTRVFFTTMSPTHTRSADWGKPNGTKCFNETKPIKDKKFWGTGSNKQMMKVVSSVIKHMTTHVTVINITQLSEYRIDAHTSVYTETGGKILTAEQRADPMHHADCIHWCLPGLPDTWNRILLAHL from the exons ATGAGCTTCTTGATTCCTAATAGAGGAGTAGGAGGAACCAAGATTCCTCTCTCCATCATCGTTCTCGTTCTTTGTGGTTTCATGTTCTTCATTCTCTTATACACTGAAAGAATCagcttgttgtcttcttcttcctcttcgtcttcatctttcttcaagCTAAAGTCTTGTCCGAGGAAAGATGTTAGCTCGAAACCTA AGGAGAAAATTCGAAAGGAAAGATCAGAGATATTGGAAGTGCTTGACGACAGGTTCGAATTCGATCCCGAAGAGTGTAACGTTGCAGCAGGGAAATGGGTTTACAATAGCTCAATTGAACCACTCTACACCGATAGATCATGTCCATACATCGATCGTCAATTCTCTTGTATGAAAAACGGACAGCCAGAAACTGATTATCTTCGGTGGGAATGGCAGCCTGATGACTGTACAATTCCACG ATTTAGTCCGAAGTTAGCAATGAACAAACTCAGAGGAAAAAGACTACTTTTTGTGGGAGATTCGTTGCAACGAAGCCAATGGGAATCGTTCGTGTGTTTGGTGGAATCAATAATACCCGAAGGAGAAAAATCAATGAAGCGTAGCCAAAAATACTTTGTATTTAAAGCAAAG GAATACAATGCGACTATAGAGTTCTATTGGGCACCGTATATCGTCGAATCAAACACAGATATACCTGTGATTTCGGATCCAAAGAAACGGATAGTGAAAGTGGACTCAGTGAAAGATCGAGCTAAGTTTTGGGAAGGAGCtgatattttggttttcaacACTTATGTTTGGTGGATGAGTGGTCTCCGCATGAAAGCTCTGTGGGGTTCTTTCGGAAATGGAGAGAGTGGTGCAGAGGCACTAGACACACAAGTGGCTTACAGGCTAGGACTCAAGACATGGGCTAATTGGGTAGACTCCACCGTTGACCCTAATAAGACCAGAGTCTTCTTCACCACCATGTCTCCTACTCATACTAG AAGTGCGGATTGGGGAAAGCCAAACGGCACGAAGTGTTTCAACGAGACGAAACCGATAAAAGATAAGAAGTTTTGGGGAACAGGCTCTAACAAGCAGATGATGAAAGTAGTGTCAAGCGTGATAAAGCACATGACTACGCATGTGACAGTCATCAACATCACGCAGCTCTCTGAGTATCGCATCGACGCTCACACATCAGTTTACACCGAGACAGGTGGCAAGATCCTAACCGCTGAGCAGAGGGCTGATCCAATGCATCACGCTGATTGTATACATTGGTGTTTACCTGGACTACCCGATACATGGAATCGGATCCTATTGGCTCATTTGTAA
- the TBL3 gene encoding trichome birefringence-like protein (DUF828) (TRICHOME BIREFRINGENCE-LIKE 3 (TBL3); CONTAINS InterPro DOMAIN/s: Protein of unknown function DUF231, plant (InterPro:IPR004253); BEST Arabidopsis thaliana protein match is: Plant protein of unknown function (DUF828) (TAIR:AT3G55990.1); Has 1290 Blast hits to 1278 proteins in 29 species: Archae - 0; Bacteria - 0; Metazoa - 3; Fungi - 2; Plants - 1285; Viruses - 0; Other Eukaryotes - 0 (source: NCBI BLink).), translated as MKFPCFSLLPEEKIRKERSEILEVLDDRFEFDPEECNVAAGKWVYNSSIEPLYTDRSCPYIDRQFSCMKNGQPETDYLRWEWQPDDCTIPRFSPKLAMNKLRGKRLLFVGDSLQRSQWESFVCLVESIIPEGEKSMKRSQKYFVFKAKEYNATIEFYWAPYIVESNTDIPVISDPKKRIVKVDSVKDRAKFWEGADILVFNTYVWWMSGLRMKALWGSFGNGESGAEALDTQVAYRLGLKTWANWVDSTVDPNKTRVFFTTMSPTHTRSADWGKPNGTKCFNETKPIKDKKFWGTGSNKQMMKVVSSVIKHMTTHVTVINITQLSEYRIDAHTSVYTETGGKILTAEQRADPMHHADCIHWCLPGLPDTWNRILLAHL; from the exons ATGAAATTCCCCTGCTTTTCCTTGTTGCCAGAGGAGAAAATTCGAAAGGAAAGATCAGAGATATTGGAAGTGCTTGACGACAGGTTCGAATTCGATCCCGAAGAGTGTAACGTTGCAGCAGGGAAATGGGTTTACAATAGCTCAATTGAACCACTCTACACCGATAGATCATGTCCATACATCGATCGTCAATTCTCTTGTATGAAAAACGGACAGCCAGAAACTGATTATCTTCGGTGGGAATGGCAGCCTGATGACTGTACAATTCCACG ATTTAGTCCGAAGTTAGCAATGAACAAACTCAGAGGAAAAAGACTACTTTTTGTGGGAGATTCGTTGCAACGAAGCCAATGGGAATCGTTCGTGTGTTTGGTGGAATCAATAATACCCGAAGGAGAAAAATCAATGAAGCGTAGCCAAAAATACTTTGTATTTAAAGCAAAG GAATACAATGCGACTATAGAGTTCTATTGGGCACCGTATATCGTCGAATCAAACACAGATATACCTGTGATTTCGGATCCAAAGAAACGGATAGTGAAAGTGGACTCAGTGAAAGATCGAGCTAAGTTTTGGGAAGGAGCtgatattttggttttcaacACTTATGTTTGGTGGATGAGTGGTCTCCGCATGAAAGCTCTGTGGGGTTCTTTCGGAAATGGAGAGAGTGGTGCAGAGGCACTAGACACACAAGTGGCTTACAGGCTAGGACTCAAGACATGGGCTAATTGGGTAGACTCCACCGTTGACCCTAATAAGACCAGAGTCTTCTTCACCACCATGTCTCCTACTCATACTAG AAGTGCGGATTGGGGAAAGCCAAACGGCACGAAGTGTTTCAACGAGACGAAACCGATAAAAGATAAGAAGTTTTGGGGAACAGGCTCTAACAAGCAGATGATGAAAGTAGTGTCAAGCGTGATAAAGCACATGACTACGCATGTGACAGTCATCAACATCACGCAGCTCTCTGAGTATCGCATCGACGCTCACACATCAGTTTACACCGAGACAGGTGGCAAGATCCTAACCGCTGAGCAGAGGGCTGATCCAATGCATCACGCTGATTGTATACATTGGTGTTTACCTGGACTACCCGATACATGGAATCGGATCCTATTGGCTCATTTGTAA